In the genome of Arabidopsis thaliana chromosome 4, partial sequence, the window TGGAAGAGCCTGCGTCATTATTTGTGGCAGAGGGGGTTTGCGTTCGCGCAGCCCCTACCATTCCCAGTAGTTCAATCTTTTGTTCATGAATACCCATGGCCTAGGCTAGTGGCTTCCTGCACTTGAGGTGCGCTAAGCCTAAGGTTTCCCCAAATGGCCAAGTGGGAGATCCTGCGTCATTATTTGTTGCCTTGGGGGGCTGCGTTCGCGCGGCCCATTCCATCCGCAATAGTTCAATCTTTTTAGCTCTCTGGTAACTGTTATAACATCTGAGGtctttctttaattgttcACGTTTTTGGTGGAGCTATTTTATTGAAGGTTGTTAATTTGACTTTGGAGATGCAATCTTCTAATCAAATCTCCACGTGAGAAGCGAGGATTCTCTCCTCGTCATTATTTATCCTTCCCAATTAGAGTAATCACACTTTTCTGTCACATATGAATTATTAAAATCAGAACTTAAGCGAAATCCTTCGACcactaaagaagaaaatcccTAACAAATCTCAGAGTTTGTGttaatttcttctttccttaCATCTTttccagaagaaaaaaagctgAAAGATGTGGTTTTTTGGATCGAAAGGAGCATCTGGATTCTCTTCTCGTTCCACAGCAGAGGAAGTCACACATGGTGTTGATGGGACTGGTCTCACTGCCATTGTCACAGGTTTTCTTCTATCAATAGTTTCATGCCCTTTTGCGACTTGGGTTTGTCTAAAGTTGTAGACTTTTCTATAATTATGAATTGATTTCATATGTAGGGTAGagattttttacttttattgttTAGACAATTGgaatttgatgtttttatgATCAGGGTCTGTTTTTGGTTCGGTCAACCCTAATAAATATATGGAGGTCATCACCGTTTGTTGTTCTAaagtttgtcttttttttttgccaataAGTAACAAGCTTTTGCTCACAAGAATTGGATTGCTATGTTTGGTGAATTTTAAAGTACAACATGTTTGGGACCATTTGATCTGCAAATAACATGTGCTATTAGAaagttacatatatatacatacttgtCTCTGTTTCAGCTGATTCTAAGTTATGTTATAATCACACACTATACAATTTCTGaccaaaggaagaaaaaaaaaagatttgcttGTAGATCTCGTTTCAATACTTTTGTGAAGTGCTGCTTCCTTATTTTGGTTAGATTGAGTATGTAGTTTAGTATGCACATGTTCTGTATCAGCCTATCAGGGTATTGAAAAGGCTAGGAACGAGCTTAATCTATTAGTTGATACAACTTAAGAAAGTGAGATTTCTGAACATGTTGGATcctcaagttttgttttgtttgttttcatgttttttcaGGAGCATCAAGTGGTATAGGTGTAGAAACAGCTCGTGTTCTTGCACTGCGTGGTGTGCATGTGGTTATGGCGGTGAGAAACACTGGCGCCGGTGCTAAAGTTAAGGAAGATATTGTCAAGCAAGTCCCTGGAGCTAAAGTTGATGTCATGGAGTTAGAACTCAGCTCAATGGAATCTGTCAGGAAATTTGCATCTGAGTACAAATCTGCTGGTCTTCCACTCAACCTCTTGATGTAAGCTATTGAAATATCGTGGTTCATCTATAGCCGTTTGGATTTATTGACGTTTATGTTTTGACTTGTCTCAATTTTGTAAGCAACAATGCCGGGATTATGGCATGTCCTTTTATGCTCTCTAAGGACAACATCGAGCTGCAATTCGCAACCAACCATTTAGGTGAGTATGATAACCAAACCAACATTATGGCTTTGTCctacattttatataattagtttCTAATCAGTGCAACGGTTTTTGTAATCCAAATACATTTCAGGACATTTTCTGCTTACCAAACTTCTGTTAGATACAATGAAGAACACATCACGtgaaagcaaaagagaaggaaggaTTGTTAACGTATCATCAGAAGCTCATCGTTACTCGTACCCAGAAGGAGTCCGCTTTGATAAGATCAACGACGAGTCAAGGTACTAATGGTGAACCAAATAGTATAATTCTCCGATCccatcttttcttctaaagCCAACATTCTTCCTTGATTTGGTCTCCACATGCAGTTACAGTAGTATACGTGCTTATGGACAATCTAAACTCTGCAATGTATTGCACGCCAACGAGCTTGCAAAGCAACTGAAGGTAAACTACACTAAACAAAGCAAAGATATAGCAAATCAAGAATCTATGTTTCCATGGTTATCTTCAATTCTGgtatatgattaaaaacaGGAAGATGGAGTCAATATAACAGCAAATTCACTTCATCCAGGAGCCATTATGACAAATCTATGGGGCTACTTCAACTCCTATTTGGCTGGTAACTTCTTTTCTCGGATTCAACTCTCATCACTCCATGTTTCATAAGGTTACACTCAAAGTAAACAAACgcatacatatattttgagTCTCTTCTGATCTCTCTGTCACCGGCTTAATGCAGGAGCTGTTGGTGC includes:
- a CDS encoding NAD(P)-binding Rossmann-fold superfamily protein (NAD(P)-binding Rossmann-fold superfamily protein; FUNCTIONS IN: oxidoreductase activity, binding, catalytic activity; INVOLVED IN: oxidation reduction, metabolic process; LOCATED IN: chloroplast; CONTAINS InterPro DOMAIN/s: NAD(P)-binding domain (InterPro:IPR016040), Glucose/ribitol dehydrogenase (InterPro:IPR002347), Short-chain dehydrogenase/reductase SDR (InterPro:IPR002198); BEST Arabidopsis thaliana protein match is: NAD(P)-binding Rossmann-fold superfamily protein (TAIR:AT4G23430.2).), whose protein sequence is MQSSNQISTEILRPLKKKIPNKSQRASGFSSRSTAEEVTHGVDGTGLTAIVTGASSGIGVETARVLALRGVHVVMAVRNTGAGAKVKEDIVKQVPGAKVDVMELELSSMESVRKFASEYKSAGLPLNLLINNAGIMACPFMLSKDNIELQFATNHLGHFLLTKLLLDTMKNTSRESKREGRIVNVSSEAHRYSYPEGVRFDKINDESSYSSIRAYGQSKLCNVLHANELAKQLKEDGVNITANSLHPGAIMTNLWGYFNSYLAGAVGAVAKYMVKSVPQGAATTCYVALNPQVAGVTGEYFSDSNIAKPIELVKDTELAKKLWDFSTKLTDSQ
- a CDS encoding NAD(P)-binding Rossmann-fold superfamily protein (NAD(P)-binding Rossmann-fold superfamily protein; FUNCTIONS IN: oxidoreductase activity, binding, catalytic activity; INVOLVED IN: oxidation reduction, metabolic process; CONTAINS InterPro DOMAIN/s: NAD(P)-binding domain (InterPro:IPR016040), Glucose/ribitol dehydrogenase (InterPro:IPR002347), Short-chain dehydrogenase/reductase SDR (InterPro:IPR002198); BEST Arabidopsis thaliana protein match is: NAD(P)-binding Rossmann-fold superfamily protein (TAIR:AT4G23430.2); Has 35333 Blast hits to 34131 proteins in 2444 species: Archae - 798; Bacteria - 22429; Metazoa - 974; Fungi - 991; Plants - 531; Viruses - 0; Other Eukaryotes - 9610 (source: NCBI BLink).), yielding MWFFGSKGASGFSSRSTAEEVTHGVDGTGLTAIVTGASSGIGVETARVLALRGVHVVMAVRNTGAGAKVKEDIVKQVPGAKVDVMELELSSMESVRKFASEYKSAGLPLNLLINNAGIMACPFMLSKDNIELQFATNHLGHFLLTKLLLDTMKNTSRESKREGRIVNVSSEAHRYSYPEGVRFDKINDESSYSSIRAYGQSKLCNVLHANELAKQLKEDGVNITANSLHPGAIMTNLWGYFNSYLAGAVGAVAKYMVKSVPQGAATTCYVALNPQVAGVTGEYFSDSNIAKPIELVKDTELAKKLWDFSTKLTDSQ
- a CDS encoding NAD(P)-binding Rossmann-fold superfamily protein translates to MWFFGSKGASGFSSRSTAEEVTHGVDGTGLTAIVTGASSGIGVETARVLALRGVHVVMAVRNTGAGAKVKEDIVKQVPGAKVDVMELELSSMESVRKFASEYKSAGLPLNLLINNAGIMACPFMLSKDNIELQFATNHLGHFLLTKLLLDTMKNTSRESKREGRIVNVSSEAHRYSYPEGVRFDKINDESSYSSIRAYGQSKLCNVLHANELAKQLKEDGVNITANSLHPGAIMTNLWGYFNSYLAGNFFSRIQLSSLHVS
- a CDS encoding NAD(P)-binding Rossmann-fold superfamily protein encodes the protein MWFFGSKGASGFSSRSTAEEVTHGVDGTGLTAIVTGASSGIGVETARVLALRGVHVVMAVRNTGAGAKVKEDIVKQVPGAKVDVMELELSSMESVRKFASEYKSAGLPLNLLINNAGIMACPFMLSKDNIELQFATNHLGHFLLTKLLLDTMKNTSRESKREGRIVNVSSEAHRYSYPEGVRFDKINDESSYSSIRAYGQSKLCNVLHANELAKQLKEDGVNITANSLHPGAIMTNLWGYFNSYLAGAVGAVAKYMVKSVPQVCI